In Drosophila subpulchrella strain 33 F10 #4 breed RU33 chromosome 3R, RU_Dsub_v1.1 Primary Assembly, whole genome shotgun sequence, the following are encoded in one genomic region:
- the LOC119563170 gene encoding synaptonemal complex protein 1 isoform X2: MERRGRIPVAKFRTQEAKTRSRSRVREPDYNEQDPEHDMFTLLEDNIALREENKALKLEIETHKTTQEEQQAQHEKVCMALESLQQQQTDFETQIKELSAKFNKALNERNALDKLHKMKVDQIHNLTSELEHIREKQQDQTPAISPRPVLGSVELKRKLFKILQSGSTDSADSIGTQELDSLVDVNSEGVPITSNLVERLADEFLTLKNMTSAVELQLYEANEKMAELLEQQHAMEEENEALRTENTNLTKVAKLLTENMKESVETSQKMEAALIKLKQRNDELTAKTRDLTDGQPGSRTSTSSSVLNEQVEFEQIQDQVQQQAREHNERIVEMVLTL, from the exons ATGGAGAGACGCGGACGCATTCCGGTGGCCAAGTTCCGAACGCAGGAGGCCAAGACGCGCAGCCGGAGTCGCGTGAGGGAGCCGGACTACAATGAGCAGGACCCGGAGCACGATATGTTCACTTTGCTGGAAGATAACATCGCCCTCAGGGAAGAGAACAAGGCTTTAAAACTGGAAATTGAAACCC ATAAAACCACACAGGAAGAGCAGCAGGCTCAGCATGAGAAGGTTTGCATGGCTTTGGAGTccctgcaacagcagcagacCGATTTCGAGACCCAAATCAAGGAGCTGAGCGCAAAGTTTAACAAGGCTCTCAACGAACGAAATGCTTTGGATAAGCTGCACAAAATGAAGGTCGATCAGATACACAA TCTCACCAGCGAGCTGGAGCATATACGCGAGAAGCAGCAGGATCAGACACCTGCAATAAGCCCGCGTCCGGTTCTGGGATCCGTGGAACTCAAACGAAAGCTTTTTAAGATTCTGCAGTCGGGCAGCACAGACAGTGCCGACAGTATCGGCACTCAAGAGCTGGACAGTCTGGTCGATGTCAATTCGGAAGGAGTGCCCATAACCAGCAACCTTGTGGAGCGCCTGGCCGATGAGTTCCTGACTCTTAAAAATATGACTAGTGCTGTGGAGCTGCAGTTATACGAGGCCAACGAAAAGATGGCAGAGCTGTTGGAGCAG CAACATGCAATGGAGGAGGAAAACGAAGCGCTGCGTACGGAAAACACCAACTTGACTAAAGTGGCCAAGCTGCTGACAGAAAACATGAAGGAGAGTGTGGAAACTAGCCAGAA AATGGAGGCGGCTCTCATCAAGTTGAAGCAGCGCAATGATGAGCTTACAGCGAAGACACGCGATCTGACCGATGGACAGCCGGGATCCAGAACCAGCACCTCCTCCAGCGTGCTGAACGAGCAGGTGGAGTTCGAGCAGATCCAGGACCAGGTGCAGCAACAGGCCAGGGAGCACAACGAGCGCATTGTGGAAATG